A stretch of the candidate division WOR-3 bacterium genome encodes the following:
- a CDS encoding VanZ family protein encodes MKRSIDLLLLIIWIVVIFFLTGYPSLEAPKIKEVPIDKFYHFLLFFIYGLFGLRVLDAGVYFLSGLILVITAEVQQIFVPGRDFEVLDMVAGVIGLLCFYLIKRRNK; translated from the coding sequence ATGAAGCGTAGCATAGATTTATTATTGTTGATTATCTGGATTGTTGTGATATTCTTTCTTACCGGTTATCCCAGTCTTGAGGCGCCGAAAATAAAAGAAGTTCCTATAGATAAATTCTATCACTTTTTGCTATTTTTTATATATGGATTATTTGGATTGAGAGTTCTTGATGCAGGAGTCTATTTTTTATCAGGATTGATTCTTGTAATAACTGCGGAGGTCCAGCAGATTTTCGTCCCGGGAAGGGATTTTGAGGTACTCGATATGGTAGCAGGGGTAATCGGTCTATTATGTTTTTATTTAATCAAGAGAAGGAATAAATGA
- a CDS encoding rubredoxin, whose protein sequence is MEKWRCAVCGYIYNPEIGDPESGIAPGVFFEELPDSWGCPECGAEKELFEPCGEEGDDFGIY, encoded by the coding sequence ATGGAAAAATGGCGTTGTGCAGTTTGTGGATATATTTACAATCCAGAAATTGGTGACCCGGAAAGCGGGATTGCCCCGGGTGTCTTTTTTGAAGAATTGCCGGATTCCTGGGGATGCCCGGAGTGCGGCGCGGAAAAGGAATTGTTTGAACCCTGCGGTGAGGAAGGAGATGATTTCGGTATTTATTAA
- a CDS encoding purine-nucleoside phosphorylase: MPIHLRAKKGDYAETVLVVGDPGRAEVISQKLSDARLVNKNRGLLGYTGFYKGKRISVQTTGMGCPSAAIVVEELIQLDTKRIIRIGTCGGIAKHINSLDMICALTSAPYDGTTNSYLNGEPVAPYATFKILKTADDIAGKMGLNLYFGGIASVDVFYSPDPDYVPKLQGKGILAVEMETSLIYYLCNRSNLETASFLLVSDVVGRGEEFTKFVTDEELKQGMEKLINLVLEVCCVID, from the coding sequence ATGCCAATACATTTAAGGGCAAAAAAAGGTGATTACGCAGAGACGGTATTAGTCGTTGGAGACCCGGGAAGGGCAGAGGTTATCAGCCAGAAATTGAGCGATGCTCGGTTGGTGAACAAAAATCGGGGTCTGCTTGGTTATACAGGATTTTATAAAGGCAAAAGGATTTCGGTCCAGACAACAGGGATGGGTTGTCCCTCTGCCGCAATTGTGGTGGAAGAATTGATACAACTGGATACAAAAAGAATTATTCGTATTGGAACCTGTGGTGGTATTGCCAAACACATAAACTCACTTGATATGATATGTGCATTGACTTCTGCACCTTATGATGGAACAACGAATTCATACCTCAATGGAGAGCCCGTTGCCCCTTATGCAACATTTAAGATATTAAAGACAGCGGATGATATTGCGGGAAAAATGGGATTGAATCTATATTTTGGTGGTATTGCAAGTGTTGATGTATTTTATAGCCCGGACCCGGATTATGTTCCCAAACTCCAGGGGAAAGGAATCCTTGCTGTGGAAATGGAGACGAGTTTGATTTATTACCTCTGTAATAGAAGTAATCTTGAGACTGCATCATTCCTGCTTGTTTCCGATGTGGTGGGAAGGGGTGAGGAGTTTACAAAGTTTGTGACCGATGAAGAACTCAAACAGGGTATGGAAAAGTTAATCAATCTTGTGCTTGAAGTTTGTTGTGTGATTGACTAA
- a CDS encoding peptidoglycan DD-metalloendopeptidase family protein, producing the protein MKKYIFIIIFFLIVFNIGCRKEKKEIEEKVEPVLTEVKKTLKKNEVLQRALVDLLKDQKLADDIIKLLKKCDFSFRRCLPGDSLIVLKENNVLKKFTYFQNPMNVYYVINNGKFMCLAMKFPYITRVKQSLKGCINSTLYESMLKRGETPMLVYKFADIFAWEIDFTTETQNGDSFMIVFDKVFCDSQFVDYSNITFVKYKGKVGEFYGIYYNDPTGYDDYYNLKGESLRKALLKSPLKYSCISSYFSKSRYHPILKVWRPHHGLDYSAPIGTPVSSIGDGYVSFKGWKGGYGNLVEIKHKNNFKSRYGHLSRFAKGIFQGKHVKMGELIGYVGSTGLSTGPHLHFELHKDGVPINPLTVKLPRAPSVKKEYLKDFERLRDSLLAVVIDTAAVNTK; encoded by the coding sequence ATGAAGAAATATATTTTTATCATTATCTTCTTTTTAATTGTATTTAATATTGGATGTCGGAAGGAAAAGAAAGAAATTGAAGAAAAGGTTGAACCGGTCTTGACTGAAGTTAAAAAGACCCTTAAAAAAAACGAAGTCTTACAGCGTGCGCTTGTTGATCTTCTCAAAGATCAGAAACTTGCCGATGATATTATAAAACTTTTAAAAAAATGTGATTTTTCATTCCGCCGATGCTTACCCGGTGATTCGTTGATTGTTTTGAAAGAAAATAATGTACTCAAGAAATTTACATATTTTCAAAATCCGATGAATGTTTACTATGTAATAAACAATGGTAAGTTTATGTGTTTGGCGATGAAGTTCCCCTATATAACGCGTGTAAAACAATCCTTGAAGGGTTGTATAAATTCTACACTTTATGAATCAATGCTAAAAAGGGGGGAGACGCCAATGCTTGTTTATAAATTCGCTGATATCTTTGCCTGGGAAATTGATTTTACGACCGAGACCCAGAATGGTGATTCATTTATGATTGTATTTGACAAGGTATTTTGTGATTCTCAATTTGTAGATTATTCAAACATTACTTTTGTTAAATATAAGGGGAAGGTTGGTGAATTCTACGGTATTTACTATAATGACCCCACTGGTTATGATGATTATTACAACTTAAAAGGCGAATCCTTGCGTAAAGCATTGCTCAAATCCCCTTTAAAATATAGTTGTATTAGTTCATATTTTTCAAAAAGTAGATATCATCCAATCTTAAAAGTCTGGCGTCCACACCACGGGCTTGATTATTCAGCACCGATTGGGACCCCGGTTTCTTCAATCGGGGATGGTTATGTAAGTTTTAAAGGATGGAAGGGTGGTTATGGTAATCTTGTGGAGATAAAACACAAGAATAATTTCAAATCACGGTACGGGCATCTATCACGATTTGCAAAGGGAATCTTTCAGGGGAAACATGTAAAAATGGGTGAACTCATTGGTTATGTTGGTTCAACCGGTCTTTCTACAGGACCACATTTACATTTTGAACTGCATAAAGACGGTGTACCGATAAATCCTTTGACTGTTAAACTACCGAGGGCTCCTTCGGTTAAAAAAGAATATCTAAAGGATTTTGAACGCCTGCGCGATTCTTTACTCGCAGTGGTCATTGATACTGCTGCCGTAAACACAAAATAG
- a CDS encoding Lrp/AsnC family transcriptional regulator: MIIDPIDLKILRHLESQGYVPIDEIVSKFHIKQDEIFLRIQNFEEHGLIRGYGIKLFIPGIAGGKWYRGCAFVDADFEPEIAKTYPLTEEMIVNTTIPHGILPSYSYFFYARDLKHCYRLLNKTLGVKYVEIYKIAEYNISVPYELTKEEWQLIYQVLRSKINFARIYEITENPANDADVQLARLMQNRKNRHGVFSIFPNINWGLIKNFAHIHLAITTRMRPNELKKFLKQYVIPADIFSKFKKKYLQLEFDLWGFSDMIKILEQIKRERRITIHGISIANHNEICDDWIKSFLKEKAL, translated from the coding sequence GTGATTATTGATCCGATTGATTTAAAGATTTTACGCCATCTTGAATCCCAGGGTTATGTGCCGATTGATGAGATAGTCAGCAAATTCCACATCAAACAGGATGAAATTTTCTTGCGCATTCAGAATTTTGAAGAACATGGGTTGATAAGAGGGTACGGAATAAAATTATTCATTCCCGGGATTGCTGGTGGTAAATGGTACCGTGGCTGTGCGTTTGTTGATGCTGACTTTGAGCCAGAGATAGCAAAGACGTATCCGCTTACCGAAGAAATGATTGTTAATACAACAATTCCGCATGGCATACTTCCTTCATATTCATATTTTTTCTACGCAAGGGATTTGAAACACTGCTACCGGTTATTGAATAAAACCCTCGGTGTAAAGTATGTAGAAATCTATAAGATTGCCGAATATAACATATCTGTGCCTTATGAATTGACCAAAGAGGAATGGCAATTGATTTATCAAGTATTGCGTTCAAAGATAAATTTTGCAAGAATTTATGAAATAACGGAAAATCCTGCAAATGATGCGGATGTTCAACTGGCAAGATTAATGCAAAACCGCAAAAATCGGCATGGTGTATTTTCAATTTTTCCCAACATAAACTGGGGTCTGATAAAGAATTTTGCCCATATCCACCTGGCAATTACAACGCGTATGCGACCCAACGAATTAAAGAAATTCTTAAAACAATATGTTATTCCGGCAGATATTTTTAGTAAATTCAAAAAGAAATATCTCCAGTTAGAGTTTGATTTGTGGGGTTTCTCCGATATGATTAAAATATTGGAGCAGATAAAAAGAGAAAGGCGAATTACAATTCATGGTATTTCTATCGCAAATCATAATGAGATCTGTGATGATTGGATCAAGAGTTTTTTAAAAGAAAAGGCACTTTGA
- a CDS encoding class I SAM-dependent methyltransferase translates to MEKCIKVLRKNWEEFAKKDPLWSILPFPEKKDNRWQIDELYQTGRDEIDAVIKYMEGLQLNLEYHRALDFGCGVGRLTQALCKYFEECIGIDVSFGMLRIARDHNQYKEKCSYILNCSSDLKIFKNDVFDFIYSNIVFQHLPPELTLSYIKEFLRIIKKNGVIIFQITTDIIGFKNRVRRFVNFIIPAPVRFLYKKLRYKTWGIKDMYWIKESVLNDFIKANGGVIIDCVDDYSSMPRYKGKRYCITK, encoded by the coding sequence ATGGAAAAATGTATAAAGGTTCTGCGTAAAAACTGGGAGGAATTTGCTAAAAAAGACCCATTATGGTCTATCCTTCCTTTTCCTGAGAAAAAGGATAACCGCTGGCAAATAGATGAACTGTATCAAACAGGCCGCGATGAGATAGATGCGGTTATAAAATATATGGAAGGTCTCCAATTAAATTTAGAATATCACCGTGCACTTGATTTTGGTTGCGGGGTTGGACGTCTGACACAGGCATTGTGTAAATATTTTGAAGAATGTATAGGTATTGATGTTTCATTTGGTATGTTACGTATCGCCCGTGATCATAATCAATATAAAGAAAAATGTTCATATATACTAAATTGCAGTTCAGATTTAAAGATCTTTAAGAATGATGTTTTTGATTTTATCTACTCCAATATCGTTTTTCAGCATTTACCACCTGAATTAACACTAAGTTATATCAAGGAATTTCTGAGAATTATTAAAAAAAACGGAGTTATTATCTTCCAAATCACTACCGATATCATTGGATTTAAAAACAGGGTAAGAAGGTTTGTAAATTTTATTATACCTGCACCAGTAAGGTTTTTATATAAAAAATTAAGATATAAGACCTGGGGAATAAAAGATATGTACTGGATAAAAGAGAGTGTATTAAATGATTTTATTAAAGCAAATGGAGGGGTGATAATAGATTGTGTTGATGATTATTCCTCAATGCCCCGTTATAAAGGCAAAAGATATTGTATTACCAAGTAG
- a CDS encoding bifunctional nuclease family protein, whose amino-acid sequence MKERYGERTLPIWIGDNEAMAIAMCLEGIKPVRPLTHDLIKILLDALESKIIKIVINDLKNETYYARIYLEVDGKMISVDARPSDSIALALRSNAAIFVEDNIMERNGIVFKGDSVEEELKNKLRGTKPEEFGKYEIK is encoded by the coding sequence TTGAAAGAAAGATATGGTGAAAGGACATTACCGATATGGATAGGTGATAATGAGGCAATGGCGATTGCAATGTGTCTGGAGGGTATAAAACCGGTAAGACCCCTTACCCACGATCTAATAAAAATATTACTGGATGCACTTGAAAGCAAGATTATAAAAATAGTTATCAATGATTTAAAAAACGAGACCTATTATGCACGAATTTATCTTGAAGTTGATGGTAAAATGATTTCTGTTGATGCCCGTCCTTCTGATTCTATTGCCCTTGCCCTTCGTTCCAATGCTGCAATCTTTGTTGAAGATAATATAATGGAAAGAAATGGAATAGTATTCAAGGGTGATAGTGTTGAAGAAGAACTTAAAAACAAATTGCGTGGAACCAAACCCGAAGAATTTGGTAAATACGAAATAAAGTAA
- the rplI gene encoding 50S ribosomal protein L9, producing MKVILTKDVAKLGKKNEVVEVKDGYARNYLIPNKLAIPATAGNIRGLEKSKRHFSQGIEKVRKMSEQIAEKINNLSIKTTIKTGIDGKSFGSIGPKDIVELLKAEKIEIDKKQIELDEPIKHPGIYDITIRLPQQVTAVFKLVVVEEEKS from the coding sequence ATGAAAGTAATACTTACTAAGGATGTTGCAAAATTAGGTAAAAAGAATGAAGTTGTTGAAGTCAAGGATGGGTACGCAAGAAATTATCTCATTCCTAATAAACTTGCGATACCGGCTACTGCAGGCAATATAAGGGGTCTTGAAAAGTCGAAACGACATTTTTCTCAAGGTATAGAAAAGGTGAGAAAAATGAGTGAGCAGATTGCGGAAAAAATAAACAATTTAAGTATAAAGACGACTATCAAAACGGGTATAGATGGTAAATCATTCGGTTCCATTGGTCCCAAAGATATTGTAGAATTATTGAAGGCAGAGAAGATTGAAATAGATAAAAAACAGATTGAACTTGATGAACCAATAAAACATCCCGGTATTTATGATATTACAATTCGTTTACCACAACAGGTAACCGCCGTATTTAAACTGGTTGTCGTGGAGGAGGAGAAATCTTAG
- the rpsR gene encoding 30S ribosomal protein S18, giving the protein MAKKCRLCETNVKVIDYKDIALLKGYINERGKILAARLTGLCAKHQRKLAQAIKRAREIALLPYEIK; this is encoded by the coding sequence GTGGCAAAAAAATGTCGGTTGTGTGAGACCAATGTAAAGGTAATAGATTATAAAGATATTGCGCTTTTAAAAGGCTATATAAACGAACGCGGCAAGATACTTGCAGCGAGATTGACTGGTTTATGCGCCAAACATCAAAGAAAACTTGCCCAGGCAATCAAACGTGCCCGTGAGATTGCCCTTTTGCCATATGAAATAAAATAG
- the ssb gene encoding single-stranded DNA-binding protein, whose amino-acid sequence MNQLRLGYLNSVHLIGRLVADPELRYTQKGAPVCSFRIATTRRFKNRESGETHEETLFVTIVAWRRQAELVNDFLKKGSAVLIEGRLRSRQWETDSKEKRSVIEVVAHRIQFLDMPESNAETGGNAPIEAEEEIKEEDNIDTPF is encoded by the coding sequence ATGAATCAACTAAGGCTGGGCTATCTTAATTCAGTTCATCTCATCGGTCGTCTTGTTGCTGATCCTGAACTGCGTTATACCCAGAAAGGAGCACCGGTTTGTTCATTTAGAATTGCTACTACACGTAGATTTAAAAATCGGGAATCCGGTGAGACCCATGAAGAGACACTTTTTGTAACAATTGTTGCCTGGAGAAGACAGGCTGAATTGGTTAATGATTTTCTTAAAAAAGGAAGTGCAGTTCTCATTGAAGGTAGATTAAGGTCGCGGCAGTGGGAGACAGACAGCAAAGAGAAGAGATCGGTCATTGAAGTAGTTGCACACAGGATACAATTCCTTGATATGCCTGAATCTAATGCTGAAACCGGTGGCAATGCCCCGATTGAGGCAGAGGAAGAAATAAAGGAAGAAGATAATATAGACACCCCATTTTAA
- the rpsF gene encoding 30S ribosomal protein S6 — protein MRNYEAMFIFHPGLKDEQLEKEAGTVEDIIKTSGAGSVRYQLLGKKVLAYPVEKQKEGYYVNYEFSISPDKIESIKDKLKHRSNVLRFMIISREKRK, from the coding sequence ATGAGAAACTACGAGGCAATGTTCATATTTCATCCTGGACTAAAGGATGAACAATTAGAAAAAGAAGCCGGTACTGTTGAAGATATTATAAAAACAAGCGGTGCTGGCAGTGTTAGATATCAATTACTGGGAAAAAAGGTTCTTGCTTATCCAGTTGAAAAGCAGAAAGAGGGTTATTATGTGAATTACGAATTTTCTATTTCTCCTGATAAGATTGAAAGCATCAAGGATAAGTTGAAACATCGTTCTAATGTGTTGAGGTTTATGATAATTTCCAGGGAGAAGAGGAAATGA
- a CDS encoding CoB--CoM heterodisulfide reductase iron-sulfur subunit B family protein: MQVSYYPGCDLYTKAKVLNDSIKAAFNAVGIELKELANWYCCGTTFTLARDNKMSLIAPLRILSRAQKEDGYLLVPCSICYNTLKRANYIFKNDPDTLKIINEHLGENYNGGEKIIHPFEFIKEHKDEFKKGVKKSLENLKLGSYYGCYLLRPKNEVEFDDPESPTIMEEFVQLMGAQPVTFPLKVECCGSYLIVNSPEAALEASYKILKNARERGAEAIVTSCPVCHYNLDNFQSKIAGMHSDHQFIPVFYFSQIMAMAFGLPVEVWGLEYNKVNPTNLLKEHKIL, encoded by the coding sequence ATGCAGGTATCGTATTATCCTGGTTGCGATTTGTATACAAAGGCAAAGGTTCTTAATGATTCTATCAAGGCAGCATTCAATGCCGTAGGTATTGAATTGAAAGAACTGGCAAATTGGTACTGCTGTGGGACTACATTTACCCTTGCCCGGGACAACAAAATGTCTTTGATTGCTCCCTTGCGGATTCTCAGCAGGGCTCAGAAAGAAGATGGATATTTGCTTGTTCCTTGTTCAATTTGCTACAATACCTTAAAAAGGGCAAACTACATTTTCAAAAATGACCCGGACACCCTGAAAATTATAAACGAGCATCTTGGTGAAAATTACAATGGTGGAGAGAAAATAATCCACCCATTTGAATTTATCAAAGAGCATAAAGATGAGTTCAAAAAAGGTGTGAAAAAGAGTCTTGAAAATTTAAAATTGGGTTCTTATTATGGATGTTATCTGCTGAGGCCTAAAAACGAAGTTGAATTTGACGATCCTGAGTCACCAACGATTATGGAAGAATTTGTTCAATTAATGGGTGCACAGCCTGTTACTTTTCCGCTGAAGGTTGAATGCTGCGGTTCATACCTCATAGTTAATTCGCCTGAAGCAGCCCTTGAAGCTTCTTATAAAATTTTGAAGAATGCAAGGGAAAGAGGGGCAGAGGCAATTGTTACTTCTTGCCCTGTCTGCCATTATAATCTTGATAATTTCCAATCTAAGATTGCAGGTATGCATTCTGACCATCAGTTTATCCCGGTATTCTATTTTAGCCAGATAATGGCTATGGCATTTGGATTGCCAGTTGAAGTATGGGGTCTTGAATATAATAAAGTTAACCCCACAAATTTATTAAAGGAACATAAAATATTATGA
- a CDS encoding 4Fe-4S dicluster domain-containing protein, whose translation MRKLSRDKDFILRIQEISQQNIADCYQCGRCTAGCPFAEFMDEPPNRIIRYIQLGYKEDVLKAHSPWFCAACLVCESRCPRGVDIPRIMEAVRTIHLRAKEQLIDIDKIDKELLKDAHPLVLMSALYKYSY comes from the coding sequence ATGAGGAAACTCTCAAGAGATAAGGACTTTATCCTGAGAATACAGGAAATAAGTCAGCAGAATATAGCTGATTGTTATCAGTGTGGACGGTGCACGGCAGGTTGCCCATTTGCTGAGTTTATGGATGAACCACCCAATCGTATAATAAGATATATTCAACTCGGGTATAAAGAAGATGTTCTGAAGGCACATAGTCCATGGTTCTGTGCTGCCTGTCTGGTGTGTGAATCACGATGCCCACGGGGTGTTGATATACCAAGAATAATGGAAGCGGTACGGACAATACACCTGCGCGCCAAGGAACAGTTGATTGATATTGATAAGATTGATAAAGAGTTACTTAAAGATGCCCATCCCCTTGTATTGATGAGTGCATTATATAAATATTCATACTGA
- a CDS encoding NAD(P)/FAD-dependent oxidoreductase has translation MKELYDVIIIGGGPVGSYTARRLCRKGFKVCVFDQKQKIGEGVICTGVISTNSFERYDLPTESILTEIKSFTFISPENQRLEYIAPKPFAYVVDRELFDYRLFEIAKMDGVEFNLGVNVSAIEEDIKYYKISANGIRRFGKFIVIATGVNYQLQKKIGLGTPPQFLYGSQIELPKKVEPHNIEIYISQKYVPDSFAWVVPISEKEARIGMILEKNGKIFLRRFLKNRMNFGDKILNQNGIFLKPIAHGPVKNSVSGRILAVGEAAGQVKTTTGGGIFTGLLCAEIAVDYLFKALKYNKSLYEYDITWRSALSSELDIGKKVRKVATKISDRTIEQLFTFVKRNRFWVDLLIPKINFDFHSDLFYFCLKSFSHLLKIT, from the coding sequence ATGAAAGAGCTATATGATGTAATAATAATAGGTGGGGGACCTGTAGGCTCTTACACAGCGCGAAGGCTCTGTAGAAAGGGTTTCAAAGTATGTGTTTTTGACCAGAAGCAGAAGATTGGGGAGGGCGTGATCTGTACCGGTGTCATAAGTACAAACTCCTTTGAAAGATATGATCTTCCTACCGAGTCTATTTTAACCGAAATAAAATCTTTCACTTTTATTTCACCTGAGAATCAGAGACTTGAATATATTGCACCAAAACCATTCGCCTATGTTGTTGATAGAGAATTATTTGACTACCGACTTTTTGAAATTGCGAAGATGGATGGTGTAGAATTTAACCTTGGTGTGAATGTGAGTGCAATAGAAGAAGACATTAAATATTATAAAATAAGTGCCAATGGTATAAGGCGTTTTGGCAAATTTATCGTTATTGCCACCGGGGTAAATTATCAACTCCAGAAAAAAATCGGTCTTGGTACACCACCTCAATTTCTTTATGGTTCACAGATAGAATTGCCCAAAAAAGTGGAGCCTCATAATATTGAGATATACATTAGCCAAAAATATGTTCCTGATTCATTTGCCTGGGTGGTGCCAATCAGTGAAAAAGAAGCACGGATAGGAATGATTCTTGAAAAAAATGGTAAGATCTTTCTGAGAAGGTTTTTAAAAAACAGAATGAACTTTGGAGATAAAATATTAAACCAGAATGGAATATTTTTAAAACCGATTGCACATGGTCCAGTTAAAAATAGTGTCTCGGGAAGAATCCTCGCGGTTGGTGAGGCTGCGGGTCAGGTTAAAACGACGACCGGTGGTGGTATTTTTACAGGACTTCTGTGTGCAGAGATTGCGGTTGATTATCTCTTTAAGGCTTTAAAATATAATAAATCATTATATGAATATGACATAACCTGGCGCTCTGCATTATCATCAGAACTTGACATCGGTAAAAAAGTTCGCAAAGTTGCCACGAAAATAAGTGACCGAACGATTGAACAGTTGTTCACCTTTGTTAAACGGAATCGTTTTTGGGTTGATTTATTGATTCCTAAGATAAATTTTGATTTCCATTCTGATCTATTTTATTTTTGCTTAAAGAGTTTCTCCCATTTGCTAAAAATCACTTGA
- the tsaD gene encoding tRNA (adenosine(37)-N6)-threonylcarbamoyltransferase complex transferase subunit TsaD encodes MITLGIESSCDETSIGIIKDNKVLANIVSSQIAHTKYGGVVPELAARNHIRVLLPLIRIAFETAGIGLNQIDLVAATRGPGLLGSLLTGLSFAKSLSIGLKKPFIGVNHLEGHIYGLFFNQKVPKYPYLVLLVSGGHTELIFVEKEFSYKTLGRTLDDACGEAFDKVAKMIDLPYPGGPYIEKTAKNGNPLKIKFPVPRPKGFNFSYAGLKTAVLYYVRDNKRYKKDDVSASFQEAAIEHLVQVSKRAIEYTKVKYFGIVGGVSVNKRLREKFLNLAKLMGFGLYIPDTQFCTDNGAMIALAGQNRYKKFGPSDIGIDAIAREPLEQISI; translated from the coding sequence ATGATTACCCTCGGCATAGAAAGCTCCTGTGATGAAACTTCAATAGGAATCATAAAAGACAATAAGGTTCTTGCAAACATTGTATCTTCCCAGATTGCACACACAAAATATGGGGGTGTTGTTCCTGAACTTGCAGCACGAAATCATATTAGAGTGCTATTGCCATTGATCAGAATTGCGTTTGAAACTGCTGGCATTGGATTGAACCAGATTGATTTAGTCGCAGCAACCCGTGGTCCAGGATTACTGGGCTCACTATTAACCGGACTTTCTTTTGCAAAGTCTTTATCAATTGGTTTGAAAAAACCCTTTATTGGTGTAAATCACCTTGAAGGACATATCTATGGATTATTTTTCAATCAAAAGGTGCCCAAATATCCTTATCTTGTACTACTCGTTTCTGGAGGTCATACCGAACTTATCTTTGTTGAAAAGGAATTCAGTTATAAAACACTGGGTAGAACACTTGATGACGCCTGTGGAGAGGCGTTTGATAAAGTTGCAAAAATGATAGATTTACCATACCCGGGCGGTCCTTATATTGAAAAGACAGCAAAGAATGGCAATCCATTAAAAATCAAATTTCCTGTACCAAGACCAAAGGGTTTTAATTTTAGTTATGCAGGTTTAAAGACTGCAGTTTTGTATTATGTCCGTGATAACAAGAGATATAAGAAAGATGATGTATCTGCTTCTTTTCAGGAAGCAGCCATAGAGCACTTGGTACAGGTGTCAAAACGGGCAATAGAGTATACAAAAGTCAAATATTTTGGAATCGTTGGAGGTGTTTCAGTTAATAAAAGACTCCGAGAAAAATTTCTAAACCTTGCGAAATTAATGGGTTTTGGATTGTATATCCCGGATACACAATTTTGCACAGACAACGGGGCAATGATTGCACTGGCAGGGCAGAATAGATATAAAAAATTTGGACCTTCTGATATTGGAATTGATGCAATTGCCCGCGAGCCTCTGGAGCAGATTTCAATATAA
- the rplQ gene encoding 50S ribosomal protein L17, protein MRHGKKVKKLGRKKAHRLALLKNLCRALFIFEKIKTTLPKAKEARRLAEHLIEYAKKNTVAAKRFIYRFIPDHKLVKIVCEEIAPKFSNRQGGYTRIYRLGPRLGDGAEMAILELTEKSEPEKIDQRRKLIEHRWLPEKEKKVEKPKKEKPKKEEKKEKELPKKEAKPKVEKKTKKEKKQIAKKEKKEKKQKKGKKKK, encoded by the coding sequence ATGAGACACGGGAAGAAGGTAAAAAAATTGGGTAGGAAAAAGGCACATCGTTTGGCACTTTTGAAGAATTTATGTCGTGCCCTTTTTATTTTTGAAAAAATTAAAACCACATTGCCTAAAGCCAAGGAAGCAAGGCGGCTCGCAGAACACCTGATTGAGTATGCTAAAAAGAATACGGTTGCTGCAAAGAGATTTATTTATCGGTTTATTCCTGACCATAAACTTGTAAAAATTGTCTGTGAGGAGATTGCACCAAAGTTTTCCAACCGTCAGGGTGGATATACACGGATTTACCGACTCGGTCCGCGACTGGGTGATGGTGCAGAAATGGCAATATTAGAATTGACTGAGAAGAGCGAGCCAGAGAAAATTGACCAGCGTAGAAAATTGATTGAACACCGCTGGTTGCCCGAAAAAGAGAAGAAGGTAGAAAAACCCAAAAAAGAAAAACCGAAGAAGGAAGAAAAGAAGGAAAAGGAATTGCCCAAAAAAGAAGCAAAGCCAAAAGTCGAAAAAAAGACCAAGAAAGAGAAAAAGCAGATTGCAAAGAAGGAAAAGAAAGAGAAGAAACAGAAAAAGGGCAAGAAGAAAAAATAG